One window from the genome of Dyadobacter sp. CECT 9275 encodes:
- a CDS encoding PAS domain S-box protein, giving the protein MPEFSPLSHVDTSPGFWEWDLQGGSVLYNPILKESLGYAQDEFPDEWRGWRSLIHPEDLLKLSRNFRNYIQSKIEKPLVEEVRFIRKDGSVIYVLIIGKITQRADSGMPEKMVGSHIDITSQKRASAELTGVRNLLHETNHLAKVGGWSLDLQTNEIIWTDIIRVIFEVPADFVPIRGSVINFFKGEENRQMLRDAVGKSIASGESFNMELLIVTDKGREVWIRCMWAPEFEDGVCTKLYGAIQDINEQKLTEERLLLKEQQLATFIQHSPVALAMLDRNMNHIAASDIWKSFFGLEGIDIRGMNYYEIFPQTPEAWKQNHKRGLAGEVLRMDEDSFVLPDGKIEWLQWEVRPWYETNGEVAGIIIYTAVITEKHAYQEALILAKKQAEQALEMKSKFLSVMSHEMRTPLNAVIGFINLLLQDPRPDQLENMNILKFSAENLLILIDDILNFSKLDAGKVQLEQIDFNLNLLLHNITSSLQNEAAAKDLKLELITDSLIPEYVTGDPVRTTQVITNLVSNAIKFTPSGKVSLISTMKGQDKDTVTIGFQVVDTGIGIAMEMQGNIFEMFTQADSGTTRKYGGSGLGLTISKRILEIMGSEMHLSSRVGEGSTFSFDIVFRRGNKTSLAGASFEPDKVLKGAEILIVDDYPINVKVVKKFLDQWGCACTVASNGSVALEMVKSKGYDLILMDLQMPVMDGYEATRLIRKLPGEEFGKLPVIAISASSAPEVSARMIEAGMNDYISKPFNPIDLHNKLAFYLNKFRRF; this is encoded by the coding sequence ATGCCGGAGTTTAGCCCCCTTAGTCATGTTGATACGTCTCCGGGATTTTGGGAGTGGGATTTACAAGGTGGGTCCGTGCTGTACAACCCCATTTTAAAGGAATCGCTGGGGTATGCTCAAGATGAATTTCCGGATGAATGGCGCGGCTGGAGATCATTAATCCATCCCGAAGATCTGCTGAAACTGAGCAGGAACTTTCGTAACTACATCCAAAGCAAAATAGAAAAACCTCTGGTTGAAGAGGTACGCTTCATCCGTAAAGATGGCTCTGTCATTTATGTTTTAATAATCGGTAAAATTACCCAAAGGGCAGATAGCGGGATGCCGGAAAAGATGGTGGGCAGCCATATTGATATCACCAGCCAGAAACGTGCAAGTGCCGAACTGACAGGTGTCAGAAATTTGCTTCATGAAACGAACCACCTGGCCAAAGTTGGCGGATGGTCTCTGGACCTCCAGACAAACGAGATCATCTGGACTGATATCATCAGAGTGATATTTGAAGTGCCCGCTGATTTTGTTCCGATCCGCGGATCGGTCATCAACTTCTTTAAGGGAGAGGAAAACCGGCAGATGCTGAGGGATGCAGTAGGCAAATCTATTGCTTCAGGAGAATCCTTTAACATGGAGCTGCTGATTGTGACCGATAAGGGAAGGGAGGTATGGATACGGTGCATGTGGGCTCCTGAATTTGAAGATGGTGTATGCACCAAGCTGTATGGCGCGATACAGGATATTAATGAACAAAAACTGACCGAGGAAAGGCTGCTGCTGAAGGAGCAGCAGCTTGCCACTTTTATACAACATTCTCCTGTGGCGCTGGCGATGCTAGACAGGAACATGAACCACATTGCCGCCAGCGATATCTGGAAGTCGTTTTTTGGCCTTGAGGGAATTGATATCAGGGGGATGAATTACTATGAGATATTTCCACAGACACCGGAGGCCTGGAAACAAAATCATAAGAGAGGGCTGGCAGGTGAGGTGTTGCGGATGGATGAAGATAGCTTCGTGCTTCCGGATGGTAAAATAGAATGGCTGCAGTGGGAAGTGAGGCCGTGGTATGAAACAAATGGCGAGGTGGCAGGTATTATTATATACACTGCCGTTATCACCGAAAAACATGCCTATCAGGAAGCCTTAATTTTAGCAAAAAAACAGGCTGAGCAGGCTCTGGAGATGAAATCCAAGTTTTTATCGGTGATGAGTCACGAAATGCGGACACCCCTGAATGCTGTAATCGGTTTTATCAATCTGCTGCTTCAGGACCCTCGGCCCGACCAGCTCGAAAATATGAACATCCTCAAATTTTCGGCTGAAAACCTGCTGATACTGATTGACGATATACTGAATTTCAGCAAACTGGATGCAGGTAAGGTGCAACTGGAGCAAATTGATTTTAACTTAAATCTCTTGCTTCATAACATTACTTCCTCGCTTCAGAATGAGGCAGCTGCCAAAGATTTAAAGCTGGAACTGATTACGGATAGCTTGATCCCGGAATACGTCACTGGTGACCCTGTCCGTACCACTCAGGTCATCACCAATCTGGTATCCAATGCAATCAAATTCACCCCTTCCGGAAAGGTATCTTTAATTTCTACTATGAAGGGGCAGGATAAAGATACTGTCACCATCGGCTTTCAGGTGGTCGACACGGGCATAGGTATCGCAATGGAAATGCAGGGGAATATTTTTGAAATGTTTACACAAGCTGATTCCGGAACGACCCGTAAATACGGCGGATCTGGGCTTGGGCTCACCATCAGTAAGAGGATTCTGGAAATAATGGGCAGCGAAATGCATTTGAGCAGCCGGGTTGGTGAAGGTTCTACTTTTTCATTTGATATTGTTTTCAGAAGAGGTAATAAGACGTCGCTGGCAGGTGCTTCTTTTGAGCCGGATAAAGTACTGAAAGGAGCTGAAATTCTGATAGTGGATGATTATCCCATCAATGTTAAGGTGGTAAAGAAATTTCTGGATCAGTGGGGATGCGCCTGTACCGTGGCCAGTAATGGAAGCGTGGCGTTGGAAATGGTAAAAAGTAAGGGGTATGATCTGATCCTTATGGATTTGCAAATGCCTGTAATGGATGGATACGAAGCCACCCGACTGATCCGAAAATTACCTGGCGAGGAATTTGGTAAATTACCCGTGATTGCGATCAGCGCTTCCAGTGCACCCGAAGTATCTGCCAGGATGATCGAGGCCGGAATGAATGACTATATCAGCAAACCTTTCAATCCAATTGACCTGCATAATAAGCTGGCTTTTTATCTGAATAAATTCAGAAGGTTTTAA
- a CDS encoding permease prefix domain 2-containing transporter: protein MNTPQPPRWSKALLRWLHPENTIEEVEGDLDELYAYSVQRVGKTRLLCVTYSMSQPFCRHLSAGVSKKQNMNNHFLLALIC, encoded by the coding sequence ATGAACACACCACAACCGCCGAGGTGGTCAAAAGCATTGCTTCGCTGGCTTCACCCGGAAAATACAATTGAAGAAGTAGAAGGGGACCTGGACGAGCTGTATGCGTATTCGGTACAACGCGTAGGAAAAACGAGGCTCTTATGCGTTACCTACTCAATGTCGCAACCGTTCTGCCGCCATTTGTCCGCCGGCGTCAGCAAAAAACAAAATATGAACAATCATTTTCTCTTAGCCCTGATATGTTAA
- a CDS encoding TRAFAC clade GTPase domain-containing protein: MTTPINISVLGKSGVGKTSALIAMFNHFQSDFFEGFNLRFAFDPTTGKLISEERNRLISSLEKGTLDHTYGIRPTQDIVRYKVQLGRKGENFTPLHIEFIDYPGSWLTGTAAEQSNVKDIISSSKVLIIPIDSALLMETDNDLSANEILAALKDIYSEQAGPRMIVLAPVKSEKYYEPDNSSHQGKAYYSLIKRVQEKYEGIISFLTSKHLNRTTSLVITPIQTLGSCKLLYFSSSEDAPQTPVFVVTQRGVYAPKHAEQPLLSILSFLFKDQYEEQNKGFKGILRRFKGDSKYLKTTSEELSQFGSSYDEMKFSPYSYISHF, encoded by the coding sequence ATGACGACACCGATTAATATCTCCGTTCTTGGCAAATCAGGCGTAGGCAAAACCTCTGCACTGATTGCTATGTTTAACCACTTTCAAAGTGATTTCTTTGAAGGTTTCAATCTGCGGTTTGCTTTTGATCCTACCACCGGAAAGCTGATATCGGAAGAACGAAACAGGTTAATCAGTTCGCTGGAAAAAGGTACGCTGGACCATACCTATGGCATCAGGCCCACGCAGGATATCGTTAGGTACAAAGTACAGCTAGGCAGAAAGGGCGAAAACTTTACACCTCTTCACATTGAATTTATTGACTATCCCGGATCCTGGCTTACCGGTACAGCGGCGGAACAGAGCAACGTTAAAGATATCATTTCCAGTTCCAAAGTACTGATCATCCCGATCGACTCCGCTTTGCTGATGGAAACCGATAATGATCTTAGCGCTAATGAAATTCTGGCGGCGTTAAAAGATATTTATTCCGAACAAGCCGGCCCGCGTATGATTGTGTTGGCACCTGTAAAATCGGAAAAATATTATGAACCGGATAATTCCAGTCACCAGGGAAAAGCTTATTACTCTTTAATAAAGAGGGTACAGGAAAAATATGAAGGTATTATTTCCTTCCTTACCAGCAAACACCTGAACCGGACAACCTCTCTGGTAATTACGCCAATTCAAACATTGGGAAGTTGTAAATTATTATACTTTTCCAGTTCGGAAGACGCTCCGCAGACACCGGTATTTGTGGTAACGCAGCGTGGTGTGTACGCTCCTAAGCATGCCGAACAACCTCTCTTATCAATCCTTAGTTTTCTTTTTAAAGATCAGTACGAGGAACAGAATAAAGGATTCAAAGGTATCTTAAGAAGATTCAAAGGTGATTCTAAATATTTGAAAACAACTTCCGAGGAATTATCTCAGTTTGGCTCCAGCTACGACGAAATGAAATTCTCTCCGTATTCTTACATCTCGCATTTTTAA
- a CDS encoding sugar phosphate isomerase/epimerase family protein: protein MIKYRPGSWWYVRLTACCLMGLLSGTTTKTWSQQIKNEFFPLHNIIRGDSVYDTYSKQVALIKNAGYDGIEISQIDSFEGMKAALDQHHFKGSYFYVKLNVEDPYIDHRLEGYIQRLKGSGTIIAPFVTSDSKKYTDPVAAADSIVISRIGQIGQWAHEAGLQVAIYPHYRFYVQHIKHSLDLVRKINQNNVGTSFNLCHWLATTPAGERKSLRADLKTIAPYLKLVTLCGANDVISAKRNVWDDYILPLGTGDFDTYGLLSYIIQELHYKGPVGAQCYNIKGPKPELVRTTMQAWLDYKDRLKSEK, encoded by the coding sequence ATGATAAAGTATCGTCCGGGCTCGTGGTGGTACGTGCGACTCACCGCCTGCTGCCTGATGGGACTTCTTTCCGGCACAACAACCAAAACATGGTCTCAGCAGATCAAGAATGAGTTCTTTCCGCTCCATAATATCATTCGGGGCGACTCGGTGTATGATACCTATTCCAAACAAGTAGCGCTCATTAAGAATGCGGGATACGATGGTATCGAGATCAGCCAGATCGATAGCTTTGAAGGCATGAAGGCGGCTTTGGATCAACACCACTTCAAAGGTTCCTATTTTTACGTAAAACTCAATGTAGAAGATCCGTATATAGATCATCGTTTAGAAGGTTATATCCAGCGTTTAAAAGGATCGGGCACCATTATCGCCCCATTTGTGACAAGTGACTCAAAGAAATACACCGACCCGGTTGCTGCCGCTGACTCAATTGTAATAAGCAGGATTGGCCAGATCGGCCAGTGGGCGCATGAAGCCGGTTTGCAGGTAGCTATTTACCCTCATTACAGGTTTTATGTCCAGCATATCAAACATTCCCTGGATTTGGTACGCAAAATAAACCAGAATAACGTAGGGACCAGTTTTAATTTATGCCACTGGCTTGCCACTACCCCGGCAGGTGAAAGGAAATCACTCAGAGCGGACCTTAAAACCATTGCCCCATACCTGAAGCTGGTAACCCTGTGTGGGGCTAATGATGTTATCTCCGCTAAGCGGAACGTATGGGATGACTACATTCTGCCCCTGGGAACCGGTGACTTTGATACCTACGGCTTGCTTAGCTACATCATCCAGGAACTGCACTATAAAGGACCGGTTGGCGCACAATGTTATAACATCAAAGGCCCCAAACCTGAGCTGGTCCGGACCACCATGCAGGCTTGGCTGGACTATAAGGACCGTTTAAAATCAGAAAAATAA
- a CDS encoding ABC transporter permease: MLKNYFKIAWRNIVRQKAYSILNIAGLSIGMACSILILLWVQNELSYDRFHSRAGQLFRLTCSAGDFKVAVSSAGMARGLQSQLPQIKSGVRLSKLSAMLFEVGEKKVEEKRVFYADSNFLKVFSFPLLAGNAATALNDPGAILITEQTAEKYFGTRDAVGKTIRINNNENFTISGILANTPSNSHLQFDAIIPMKTMAKWNWDIQNDTWGNFNFYTYLELDEKTAASAPAQQKLTQQIAKIFKDHGEKIKLDFQLQPLTDIHLHSNLQIDLPGHGNIQYVNIFFLVAIFILIVACINFMNLATARSERRAKEVGLRKVVGANRYQLVFQFLGESLIFSFLSLVIAVGIVYMLLPVFKMLTEKALAIHLLDGKLLMNLMGIAVLTGLLSGSYPALFLSGFAPVKVLKGKLRVAGGNLLFRNALVVTQFVVAIVLLVGTVVVYKQLDFIKKRNLGFDKSNLLYLPLSGELGGKLQSLKASLAQNPLTENFTVISDLPTKLESGTIDIVWDGQTTRNQVVFPSMDVDENFVKVFKSQVLAGRGFDKSFSGDSASYIINEKAMQIMGMNVGNAVGKSLTVYNNKGTIIGVVKNFHFKSLQYAMEPLILRLNKWGGVVMVRTTPHTNEQTIRALEKINQQLNPAFPFTFGFLDKDLDNLYRGEQQMGSIFNLFAGLAIFISCLGLYGLSAFMAEQRTKEIGVRKVLGATVAGVVGLLSRDFLKLILIAIVIASPIAWYSMNKWLEGFAYQTTLQWWIIALAGILATGIALFTISFQSIKAALMNPVKSLRSE, translated from the coding sequence ATGTTAAAAAACTATTTCAAAATCGCCTGGCGGAACATTGTCCGTCAAAAAGCTTATTCCATATTGAACATTGCCGGTTTATCCATCGGCATGGCGTGCAGTATCCTGATCCTGTTATGGGTGCAGAATGAACTGAGTTACGACCGGTTCCATTCACGAGCCGGTCAGCTGTTTCGCCTGACGTGTAGTGCGGGCGACTTCAAAGTGGCCGTCAGCTCGGCCGGTATGGCCAGAGGATTGCAGTCGCAGCTACCCCAGATAAAAAGCGGAGTAAGGTTGAGCAAGCTCAGTGCCATGCTGTTCGAAGTAGGCGAAAAAAAAGTGGAAGAAAAACGCGTCTTCTATGCCGATTCTAATTTTCTTAAAGTTTTCTCCTTTCCCCTGCTGGCAGGAAATGCGGCTACGGCACTCAACGATCCGGGAGCAATTTTGATCACAGAACAAACAGCCGAAAAATATTTTGGCACGCGTGATGCTGTGGGCAAGACCATCCGGATCAACAATAACGAAAACTTTACCATTTCGGGAATTCTGGCCAATACACCTTCCAATTCTCATTTGCAGTTCGATGCGATCATTCCTATGAAAACCATGGCCAAATGGAACTGGGACATACAAAACGACACATGGGGTAATTTCAACTTTTATACCTATCTCGAACTCGACGAAAAGACGGCCGCATCTGCACCAGCGCAACAAAAACTGACGCAACAAATAGCCAAAATTTTCAAGGATCACGGTGAAAAGATCAAACTAGACTTCCAGCTGCAACCATTGACGGACATCCATTTGCACTCCAATCTACAGATCGATCTTCCCGGACACGGTAACATTCAGTATGTCAATATTTTCTTTTTGGTTGCTATCTTCATTCTGATTGTGGCCTGTATCAATTTCATGAATCTCGCCACCGCTCGATCCGAGCGGCGGGCCAAGGAAGTAGGGCTGCGCAAAGTGGTGGGCGCTAATCGTTACCAGCTTGTGTTCCAGTTCCTGGGCGAATCACTCATCTTTTCATTCCTCTCGCTGGTGATTGCGGTCGGTATCGTGTATATGTTGCTGCCAGTCTTCAAAATGCTGACTGAGAAGGCCCTCGCCATTCACTTGCTGGATGGAAAACTCCTGATGAACCTGATGGGCATAGCGGTACTGACAGGCTTGCTATCCGGCAGTTATCCTGCATTGTTCCTGTCTGGTTTCGCGCCTGTGAAAGTATTAAAAGGAAAACTAAGAGTCGCCGGAGGAAACCTGCTCTTCCGTAATGCATTGGTGGTGACACAGTTTGTGGTCGCCATCGTGCTGCTTGTGGGCACTGTGGTGGTTTACAAACAGCTGGATTTTATCAAAAAGCGCAACCTGGGTTTTGACAAATCCAATCTGCTTTACCTGCCCTTGAGCGGCGAGCTGGGTGGAAAACTACAGTCCTTGAAAGCGTCACTGGCGCAAAATCCGCTGACGGAAAATTTCACCGTCATTTCCGACTTGCCTACAAAGCTCGAATCCGGCACCATTGATATTGTCTGGGACGGACAAACGACCCGCAACCAAGTCGTCTTCCCGTCTATGGATGTAGATGAAAATTTCGTTAAAGTGTTCAAATCGCAAGTACTGGCAGGCCGCGGTTTCGACAAGTCGTTTTCGGGCGACAGTGCCAGCTATATAATCAATGAAAAGGCGATGCAGATCATGGGTATGAACGTCGGTAATGCGGTGGGAAAAAGCCTGACTGTTTACAATAACAAGGGTACGATCATTGGCGTTGTGAAAAATTTTCACTTCAAATCATTGCAATATGCGATGGAGCCACTGATCCTGCGTCTCAACAAATGGGGCGGCGTGGTGATGGTCCGCACAACTCCTCACACGAACGAGCAAACCATCAGGGCATTGGAAAAGATTAATCAGCAGCTCAACCCGGCCTTCCCTTTCACATTTGGCTTCCTGGATAAGGACCTGGATAATCTTTATCGTGGCGAGCAACAAATGGGAAGTATTTTTAATCTGTTTGCCGGTCTGGCTATTTTCATTTCCTGCCTGGGTTTGTATGGACTATCCGCCTTTATGGCAGAACAGCGTACCAAAGAAATCGGCGTGCGCAAAGTGCTCGGAGCGACTGTCGCCGGAGTTGTCGGTTTGCTTTCCCGGGATTTTTTGAAACTCATATTGATCGCCATTGTCATCGCTTCACCCATTGCGTGGTACAGTATGAATAAATGGTTAGAAGGATTTGCCTACCAAACCACCCTCCAATGGTGGATCATTGCCCTCGCTGGAATATTGGCCACCGGCATCGCACTATTTACGATCAGCTTTCAGAGTATCAAAGCGGCATTAATGAATCCTGTTAAGAGCTTACGCAGCGAATAG
- a CDS encoding alkaline phosphatase family protein → MNVKYFLPIILGLSAVFNFNVFAQQQRTKKVLFVIVDGISSDVIEKIQKPNLDLIAKTGGYTRAHVGGGKGTYSQTPTISAVGYNSLLTGTWVNKHNVWDNNIADPNYHYWTIFRFLKEQFPHKQTAVFSTWLDNRTKLLGEGLLQTNKLRINYPFDGFELDTVHFPHDKQARYIHQIDETVVHEAAGYIRSDAPDLSWVYLEYTDDMGHRYGDSEQFYEAIRLMDGQMGKLWKAIQYREQNFKEDWLMVITTDHGRDAQTGKGHGGQSDRERSTWIVTNAKDLNGNFKANPGIVDIMPVIARHLDVRIPKEQAFEVDGVSFTGKISLTDPTLKKEGDILNIKWKAWDQEGKVKIWLTTTNHFGKGERDIYHLVAQVPVTAGQAKIDLSKYPSGFFKIVLEGRYNNVNQWIVEPAAK, encoded by the coding sequence ATGAATGTAAAATATTTTCTACCCATTATTTTAGGTTTGTCTGCCGTTTTTAACTTCAATGTTTTCGCGCAGCAACAAAGGACCAAAAAGGTTTTATTTGTCATTGTCGATGGTATTTCCAGTGATGTAATTGAAAAGATACAGAAGCCCAATCTGGACTTGATAGCCAAAACCGGAGGTTATACACGGGCGCATGTGGGAGGAGGCAAAGGTACCTATTCCCAAACCCCGACGATTTCTGCTGTGGGTTATAACAGCCTGCTCACAGGTACCTGGGTGAATAAGCATAATGTGTGGGATAATAATATTGCGGATCCGAATTATCATTACTGGACTATTTTCCGGTTTTTAAAAGAACAATTCCCACATAAGCAAACCGCCGTTTTTTCCACTTGGCTTGACAACCGTACCAAACTGCTGGGCGAAGGGTTACTTCAGACAAATAAGTTACGTATAAATTACCCGTTTGATGGTTTTGAGCTCGATACCGTCCATTTTCCGCATGATAAGCAGGCAAGGTATATCCACCAAATAGATGAAACGGTCGTTCATGAAGCGGCTGGTTATATCCGGTCGGACGCCCCAGATTTGTCGTGGGTATATCTGGAATATACGGATGATATGGGGCACCGTTATGGTGACAGCGAACAGTTTTATGAGGCGATCCGCCTGATGGATGGGCAGATGGGTAAACTTTGGAAGGCAATCCAATACCGTGAGCAAAATTTTAAGGAGGATTGGCTCATGGTGATTACCACAGATCATGGCCGGGACGCGCAAACGGGAAAAGGGCACGGCGGGCAGTCGGACAGAGAAAGAAGTACCTGGATTGTCACTAACGCAAAAGACCTGAACGGAAATTTTAAGGCTAACCCGGGTATAGTTGATATTATGCCGGTCATTGCCCGGCATCTCGATGTCAGGATACCAAAGGAGCAGGCTTTTGAGGTAGACGGGGTGTCCTTTACAGGGAAAATTTCACTCACGGACCCAACTTTGAAAAAGGAAGGAGATATTCTGAACATTAAATGGAAAGCATGGGACCAGGAAGGAAAGGTGAAAATCTGGCTCACCACTACCAACCATTTTGGTAAAGGAGAAAGGGATATTTATCATTTGGTTGCTCAGGTCCCGGTAACGGCAGGGCAGGCGAAAATTGATTTGTCAAAATACCCGTCCGGATTTTTTAAAATTGTGCTGGAAGGAAGATACAATAATGTTAATCAATGGATTGTGGAACCTGCTGCAAAGTAG
- a CDS encoding AraC family transcriptional regulator — MRPNRLTVPLNHDRSFDIRHEIVPYFNNPWHFHPELELNYVVASSGTRFIGNNIEKFEGGEIILLGKHLSHYWKNDQQFLQPECLQKPEAIVVRFAEDFAGKGFFLIPETQVIQRLFEKARGGLKLHEPLRSRVADALHALIAQEGFRQLMLFLDILHEIGSSEQMTVISPDYRPSALLTKNNEKLGKIYAYLLEHFTEQISLTRVAEIASMNEAAFCRYFKSQTGRTFTHYLTDLRIRYACDLLCKKDTSVTEVCYEIGFENVSHFIQVFKKQMGQTPFEFRKGML; from the coding sequence ATGCGCCCGAACCGATTAACCGTTCCGCTTAATCACGACCGTTCGTTTGATATTCGCCATGAAATAGTACCTTATTTCAATAACCCCTGGCACTTTCATCCCGAGCTGGAACTGAATTACGTAGTGGCCAGTTCGGGTACACGCTTCATTGGTAACAACATTGAAAAGTTTGAAGGCGGGGAAATCATCCTGCTTGGCAAACACCTGTCGCATTACTGGAAAAATGATCAGCAGTTTCTTCAGCCCGAATGCCTGCAAAAGCCCGAAGCTATCGTGGTAAGATTTGCAGAAGACTTTGCAGGGAAAGGCTTTTTTTTGATACCTGAAACACAGGTTATTCAAAGGCTCTTCGAAAAAGCCAGAGGAGGTTTGAAATTGCATGAGCCACTCAGAAGCCGGGTTGCAGATGCATTGCATGCGCTGATTGCCCAGGAGGGGTTCAGACAATTGATGCTATTTTTGGATATTCTTCATGAAATAGGCTCGTCTGAGCAGATGACCGTGATTTCCCCCGATTACCGGCCAAGCGCCCTGCTGACGAAGAACAACGAAAAACTGGGGAAGATTTATGCCTATTTGCTCGAACACTTTACGGAACAGATATCGCTCACCCGGGTTGCGGAAATCGCCAGTATGAATGAAGCGGCATTTTGCCGTTATTTTAAGAGCCAGACGGGACGTACTTTCACGCATTACCTCACCGACCTCCGCATACGTTACGCCTGTGACCTGCTTTGTAAAAAAGATACCTCCGTTACGGAAGTTTGTTATGAGATCGGCTTTGAAAATGTTTCCCATTTCATACAGGTTTTTAAAAAACAAATGGGGCAGACACCTTTTGAGTTCAGGAAAGGAATGCTCTGA
- a CDS encoding AraC family transcriptional regulator gives MRKSRGFDGEQFIEIPKVGLSSCRKLPLIQGLHITHIGFYPKALHHYYQRPRGIHSVIVIYCSDGKGWLQIENHKVNIRAGEIFVIPADTPHSYGADAKNPWSIYWVHVGGSLCMEIGKAIMRDSWERYEAIYAGFSEERTELFKQMVMTLRKGYSTSNLTFANLTLSYYLSTFINPEHFGQQSNNTQKMNTADKAIVYMQQHLSETVTLENIAGSVNLSVSFFSRKFKEDTGYTPIAYFNYLRIQKACQLLHFSDLRINEVASQIGIDDPFYFSRLFKHQMGVSPITYRRSRETL, from the coding sequence ATGAGAAAAAGCAGGGGGTTTGATGGAGAGCAGTTTATAGAAATACCCAAGGTGGGACTATCCAGTTGCCGGAAACTCCCGCTGATTCAGGGGCTCCATATTACCCACATCGGGTTTTATCCAAAAGCACTTCATCATTATTATCAGCGGCCCAGGGGTATTCATTCGGTGATTGTTATTTATTGTTCGGATGGCAAAGGCTGGCTTCAGATTGAAAATCATAAGGTAAACATCCGGGCAGGAGAAATATTTGTGATCCCGGCCGATACACCTCATTCTTACGGTGCGGATGCCAAAAATCCCTGGAGTATCTATTGGGTTCACGTGGGCGGCTCCCTTTGTATGGAAATCGGGAAGGCAATTATGCGTGATTCGTGGGAGCGGTATGAGGCCATCTATGCCGGATTTTCGGAAGAACGTACCGAGCTGTTCAAACAGATGGTCATGACGTTGCGTAAGGGATACAGCACGAGCAACCTCACCTTTGCGAACCTGACCTTGTCGTATTACCTGTCTACCTTTATAAATCCGGAACATTTTGGACAGCAGAGCAACAACACCCAAAAAATGAATACCGCCGACAAGGCCATTGTCTACATGCAGCAACATTTGTCGGAAACAGTTACGCTCGAAAATATTGCGGGATCAGTGAATCTTTCCGTTTCCTTTTTCTCCAGGAAGTTCAAAGAAGACACTGGTTACACACCTATAGCTTATTTTAACTACCTTCGGATACAGAAAGCATGCCAGTTACTTCATTTCAGCGATCTGCGTATCAATGAGGTAGCTTCCCAAATCGGAATCGACGATCCGTTTTATTTTTCCAGATTATTCAAACATCAGATGGGCGTTTCGCCGATTACCTACAGAAGGAGCCGCGAAACGCTATGA
- a CDS encoding PadR family transcriptional regulator encodes MRRTYLGEFEELVLLMITILDGHAYGVTVSQEIEQHTGRLVAFGSVHNTLIRLEEKGFVTSELGGATTERGGRRKRFFKITALGKNALTDIQQLRNKLWNLMPDDTLKLSGI; translated from the coding sequence ATGCGCAGGACATATTTGGGAGAATTTGAAGAACTTGTTCTGCTCATGATTACCATCCTAGACGGGCACGCTTATGGCGTTACGGTCTCCCAGGAAATTGAGCAGCATACAGGCAGGCTCGTCGCCTTCGGCTCGGTTCACAATACACTGATCCGCCTGGAAGAAAAAGGATTCGTAACCTCCGAGCTGGGTGGGGCAACCACCGAGCGCGGAGGCAGGCGAAAACGCTTTTTTAAGATAACAGCCCTCGGGAAAAATGCGCTGACCGATATCCAGCAGCTGCGTAACAAACTTTGGAATTTAATGCCCGATGATACCTTAAAGCTGAGCGGTATATGA